One Trueperaceae bacterium DNA window includes the following coding sequences:
- the lon gene encoding endopeptidase La, which translates to MSEADNSHDFSAPVPVCPVRGSVLYPTMVMPIDAGRAVSIRAINAALDRDRTIVIVSQRDREVEEPTPDDLFTTGTACNIMRMKKNPDGSIQMLVRAFARVKIDSYRLSGGLIEADVTPVEVPEGDTVVLEAAFRELKEKFADMIENGRAVQQEVAQFIMNLDDPGQFADYVAYHLDFKLEDKQAVLEAASVAERLRRVLILIDTEIELQETQRRLQKEVKEEIDRNQREYFLREQIKALQKELSGSDDDEDEVEAFREKLDELDLPEVVMKEAQRELNRLSRMHPDSAEASVIRTYLTTIVELPWNERSEDALDVEKAADILDDDHYGLEKVKDRVLEYLAVRKLKAERAARGELDENEVNKGPILLFVGPPGVGKTSIAKSIAKALGREYVRISLGGARDESDIRGHRRTYIGSMPGRIIQGIRQAGTKNPVFLLDEVDKLGISYQGDPSSALLEVLDPAQNNSFVDHYLGVPFDLSEVLFVATANYAQQIPEALMDRMETIEFSSYIEQEKLEIAKRYLVPRQVDENGLKPNQINFSDAALSKLITSYTREAGVRNLERTIGTVARKAARRIAEGEAKRVRIGERSLESYLGSERFTPESEAEENLVGVATGMYFTPVGGDILFVETSITPGKGGLVLTGQLGDVMKESARAALTYTKSNAERFGIPQYLLDDYEIHVHVPAGATPKEGPSAGTALATSLISALTGIPVRKDVAMTGEVTLRGRVLPIGGLKEKILGAKRAGIKHIIYPNKNTSDMKEIAGYLKKSLTFHAVDDLDDVLDNALVGGLKALEKSGKNPKRNRRQREGADAPARA; encoded by the coding sequence ATGTCAGAAGCAGATAACAGCCACGACTTCTCCGCGCCCGTACCGGTGTGCCCGGTCCGCGGCTCGGTTCTCTACCCCACCATGGTCATGCCCATCGATGCCGGGCGGGCCGTGAGCATCAGGGCGATCAACGCGGCCCTGGACCGTGACCGCACGATCGTCATCGTTAGCCAGCGCGACCGGGAGGTCGAAGAGCCTACTCCCGACGATCTCTTCACCACCGGCACCGCCTGCAACATCATGCGGATGAAGAAGAACCCGGATGGCTCGATCCAGATGCTGGTCCGGGCGTTCGCAAGAGTGAAGATAGACAGCTACCGCTTGAGCGGGGGGCTCATCGAGGCCGACGTTACCCCTGTCGAGGTACCCGAAGGCGATACGGTGGTACTCGAGGCCGCCTTCCGCGAGCTCAAGGAGAAGTTCGCCGACATGATCGAGAACGGGCGGGCCGTCCAGCAAGAGGTCGCCCAGTTCATCATGAACCTCGACGACCCCGGCCAGTTCGCCGACTACGTCGCTTACCACCTCGACTTCAAGCTCGAGGACAAGCAGGCGGTACTGGAGGCGGCGAGCGTAGCGGAAAGGCTCCGCCGGGTGCTCATCCTCATCGACACCGAGATCGAACTGCAGGAGACCCAGCGGCGCCTGCAGAAGGAGGTCAAGGAGGAGATCGACCGCAATCAGCGGGAGTACTTCCTCCGCGAGCAGATCAAGGCGCTGCAGAAGGAGCTCTCCGGCAGCGACGATGACGAGGATGAGGTCGAGGCGTTCCGCGAGAAACTCGACGAACTCGACCTGCCCGAAGTCGTTATGAAGGAGGCGCAGCGCGAACTGAACAGGCTCTCGCGCATGCACCCCGACTCGGCCGAGGCCTCGGTGATCCGTACCTACCTCACCACCATCGTCGAACTCCCCTGGAACGAACGTTCCGAAGATGCGCTCGACGTGGAGAAGGCCGCCGACATCCTCGATGACGATCACTACGGTCTCGAGAAGGTCAAGGACCGGGTGCTCGAGTACCTTGCCGTGCGCAAGCTCAAGGCCGAACGCGCCGCCCGCGGTGAACTCGACGAGAACGAGGTCAACAAGGGCCCGATTCTCCTCTTCGTCGGACCTCCCGGGGTCGGCAAGACCTCGATAGCCAAGTCGATAGCCAAAGCGTTGGGTCGCGAGTACGTGCGGATCTCTCTGGGCGGCGCCCGCGACGAGTCGGACATCCGCGGCCACCGCCGCACCTACATCGGCTCGATGCCCGGCCGCATCATCCAGGGCATCCGCCAGGCCGGCACCAAGAACCCGGTTTTCCTCCTGGACGAGGTGGACAAGCTCGGCATCTCCTACCAGGGCGACCCCTCATCGGCGCTGCTCGAAGTGCTCGACCCGGCTCAGAACAACTCGTTCGTGGACCACTACCTGGGGGTACCGTTCGACCTCTCCGAGGTGCTCTTCGTCGCGACCGCCAACTACGCCCAGCAGATCCCCGAGGCGCTGATGGACCGGATGGAGACGATCGAGTTCTCCTCCTACATCGAGCAGGAGAAGCTGGAGATCGCCAAGCGCTACCTGGTTCCCCGACAGGTCGATGAGAACGGTCTCAAGCCGAACCAGATCAACTTCAGCGACGCTGCACTCTCGAAGCTCATCACCTCCTACACCCGTGAGGCCGGCGTCCGCAATCTCGAACGGACGATCGGCACCGTCGCCCGCAAGGCAGCCAGGCGCATAGCCGAAGGCGAAGCCAAACGCGTTCGCATCGGCGAAAGGAGCCTGGAGAGCTACCTCGGGTCCGAGCGGTTCACGCCCGAGAGCGAGGCCGAGGAGAACCTCGTGGGGGTCGCCACCGGGATGTACTTCACGCCGGTGGGCGGAGACATCCTCTTCGTCGAGACCTCCATAACTCCCGGCAAGGGCGGGCTGGTGCTCACCGGCCAGCTCGGCGACGTGATGAAGGAGTCGGCGCGAGCCGCCCTCACTTACACCAAGAGCAACGCCGAGCGTTTCGGGATCCCGCAGTACCTGCTCGACGACTACGAGATCCACGTCCACGTGCCTGCTGGAGCCACGCCCAAGGAGGGCCCTTCGGCGGGCACCGCGCTCGCTACCTCGCTCATCTCCGCGCTAACGGGGATTCCCGTCCGCAAGGATGTGGCAATGACCGGCGAGGTCACCCTGCGCGGCCGGGTGCTGCCGATCGGTGGCCTCAAGGAGAAAATCCTTGGCGCCAAGCGTGCTGGCATCAAGCACATCATCTACCCGAACAAGAACACGTCCGACATGAAGGAGATCGCCGGCTACCTGAAGAAGAGCCTCACCTTCCACGCCGTCGACGACCTCGACGATGTGCTGGACAACGCGCTGGTAGGCGGGCTCAAGGCGCTCGAGAAGTCGGGCAAGAACCCGAAACGAAACCGCCGTCAGCGGGAGGGTGCCGACGCCCCGGCGCGCGCCTAG
- a CDS encoding ABC transporter permease: MRRTLAVAARVVSQLLNSPRFLALSIMAPLLIIYLLKLFFDTFPPGFGSDRFAIPAAAFIVHFLSFLLCAIALVQERTGGTLERMFVNGFRRTEIIGGYLIGYLGLATFQAVVALAEVIWLFGLDYERSVLATLFAVIWLLAIASVMLGIFISTFARHEGQVLPFVPLIILPSVFLSGFLVDVEKLPGWAEAVGHAFPMLYANNVIQEMIVPSPVRESAWGNFAILAGYAVALLLLASMTLREAD, encoded by the coding sequence GTGAGGCGAACTCTGGCTGTGGCCGCACGCGTCGTCAGTCAGCTTCTCAACAGTCCCCGCTTCCTGGCGCTGTCGATAATGGCGCCCCTGCTCATCATCTACCTGCTCAAGCTGTTCTTCGACACCTTCCCCCCAGGCTTCGGGAGCGACCGCTTCGCGATCCCCGCTGCCGCCTTCATAGTGCACTTCCTGTCTTTCCTGCTCTGTGCGATCGCGCTCGTGCAGGAGCGGACGGGAGGAACATTGGAGCGGATGTTCGTAAACGGCTTCCGGCGAACGGAGATCATCGGCGGCTACCTGATCGGCTACCTCGGCCTCGCCACCTTCCAGGCGGTGGTCGCCCTCGCCGAGGTCATCTGGCTGTTCGGCCTCGACTACGAACGCTCGGTTCTGGCCACTCTCTTCGCGGTCATCTGGCTCCTGGCGATCGCCTCGGTGATGCTCGGCATCTTCATCTCTACCTTCGCCCGTCATGAGGGCCAGGTACTACCGTTCGTGCCGCTGATCATCCTTCCCTCCGTGTTCCTCTCGGGCTTCCTCGTCGACGTGGAGAAGCTTCCTGGCTGGGCGGAGGCGGTGGGCCACGCCTTCCCGATGCTCTACGCCAATAACGTGATCCAGGAGATGATCGTGCCCTCACCGGTCCGAGAATCCGCGTGGGGCAACTTCGCCATCCTCGCCGGGTACGCCGTGGCGCTGCTGCTCCTCGCATCGATGACCCTGCGGGAGGCAGACTGA
- a CDS encoding dihydrofolate reductase family protein translates to MRYQVACSLDGFIAGPEGEYDWIPEEPDFDFAALFGQFDTLLVGRKTYEAVPGMVGDFPGKEIVIFSTTLRKNDHPGVTIVGADLAGYLAELRSRPGRDIWLFGGGELFRTLLKMGQVDTVEPAVMPVLLGRGLRLLPEAPGPWRLALKGQRSYPKSGMVYLEYYVVY, encoded by the coding sequence GTGAGGTACCAGGTCGCGTGCAGTCTGGACGGATTCATCGCCGGCCCGGAAGGCGAGTACGACTGGATCCCGGAGGAGCCGGACTTCGACTTCGCCGCGCTATTCGGTCAGTTCGACACCCTGCTCGTGGGCCGCAAGACCTACGAGGCGGTCCCCGGGATGGTGGGGGACTTCCCCGGCAAGGAGATCGTCATCTTCTCCACGACCCTGCGCAAGAACGATCATCCGGGGGTGACGATCGTGGGTGCCGACCTCGCGGGATACCTGGCCGAACTGAGGAGCAGGCCGGGGAGAGACATCTGGTTGTTCGGTGGGGGAGAACTCTTCCGCACCCTGCTCAAGATGGGACAGGTCGACACCGTCGAGCCGGCTGTGATGCCCGTTCTGCTGGGGCGGGGCCTCAGGTTGTTGCCGGAAGCACCGGGTCCGTGGCGTCTCGCGCTGAAGGGCCAGCGGAGCTATCCGAAGAGCGGGATGGTCTACCTCGAATACTACGTCGTCTACTAA